One Fimbriimonadaceae bacterium genomic window, ATGACGGTGTGGGCTTTGCCGAGGAGCGATTTGGAAACGACGCCTACACTGACGCCCGCCGCCGAAGCCTCGATCGCGGCGCGGAGCCCTGCACCGCCTGCACCGATCACGAGCACGTCGAATTCGAAGGTTTTGTAGTCGCTCATCACAGAATCCTCCAATCGGTCCAGATGCCCATGGCGACAAGGCGGACGTAGAGGTCGGCGAACATGACGCCGAACAGGCTGAGCCAGGCGAAATTCATGTGCTTTTGGTTCAGGCCAGAGACGCAGGAGTAGCAGGCCAGCTGCATCTTCTTCTTCGAGAGGCAGTTTTTGCGACCGCCGATGAGGTGGCGGAACGAATGGCAGGAGACTGTGTAGAAGGTGAGCAGCACGGTGTTCAGCAGGAGCACCAGCGAACCCACGCCGACGCCGAACTGCACGGGCTGGTCGGGCATGGGACCGAGTCCGGCGGGGGCGTAGCGGCCCATCTCGCCGACCGGGAACCAGAAACCCTTCCACACGTCGTGCCAAAGCGCCAGCAGAAAGAGCAGCGCGAAATAGAGGAAATAGCGGTGGACGTTCTGCAGGATCAGCGGCAGGCCGTTCTCTCCGGTGTAGCCCTTGCGAGGCTCGCTGACGGCGCATGCGGGCGGGTCGGCCCAGAACGCCTTGTAGTACGCACCGCGATAGTAGTAGCAGGTGAACCGGAACAGAGCCGGGAACGGCAGGATGATGAGGGCGGGCGAGAAGGGCAGAAACGCAGGCCACCAGCTTGGCTGAGGGCCAAACCACGAGTGCGGCGAATTGCCGAAAATCTCTGGCGAATAGAACGGCGACAGGTAGTTTCCGTGGGTGTAGTTGGCGCCTTGGAAGGCGGCCCAGGTCGCGTAGACGATGAACAGCGAGAGAACGGCGAAGGTGAGGGCTCCCTGCACCCACCATGCGTCGCGGCGCGACGTTTTGCCGAATCCCCTTCGATACAGCGGGTCCGTGCTTGCCATGCGTGATCCCTGCCCTTGATGCCTGCGGCGGGCGGATTCACTAAGCATACACGGTTGAAGGGACGATTGCGAAGCGTGGGGAAGTGCAAAATGCTGAAGCGACACCCAATAACCATCTTTCGTAAAATAGATCACCAATGGCGGATTGCTCAGTTACCAACACGTATGACGTCCCAATCAAGAATGCGTCCGAGGATCGCTTGGAACGCGGTCCATTTGCTACATTGATTGCGAACGCACTGCTGGCTGACAACCCTTATGGGGCGTCAGTTATTGGCCTAACCGGAAAGTGGGGCACAGGAAAGTCGTCCGTTGCCACTATGGTGGTCGAGAGAATCAACGATGAGGCCACTGTCGTGAACTTCGAGCCTTGGATGGTTGGGTCACGAGAAGCACTTGTAATGGAGTTCTTTACAACATTAGGCAAGGCAGTCCTCCCCAGTGGTGACAGTCAAGAGGAAAAGCAGGCGCGCTCTAGGTTCTATCAGTACGGCTCGAAAATTGTAGGGGTTCTGGCGACAGGGGCCAAGGCTGTTGGGACGATCGTGCCCGGGGCAGTAGTGGCTGGCAAAGCAGCAGAGTCCGTTGCCGATGTATTGAGTTTGGCTGCGCAAGGACTAGAAGCCCAATTCGAAAGTCCTTCTTTGAGGGAAGTACGCGACACAATTTCAAGCGACTTAGGCGAGCTTACTAAGGCTGTTATCATCGTTATTGATGATATTGACCGACTTGATCAAGAAGAAGTTAGGACGATATTCCAATTAATTAAGGCGTGCGCTGACTTTCCGAACTTGCGCTATCTGTTGCTATTTGATCGTGAGCAAGTCCTTCACGCTTTGGAAGGATCAGTTAACAATCCTGACGCTTTCCTTGAGAAAATTGTGAATCAAGTATTTGACCTTCCTGAAGCAACGACAAAACAACGTGCAAATATTCTAGATGAGGCACTAAGTGCGCTTCAGATTCATGAGGGCTTATCTAGGCAAGACATGGATCGTTTAAGAATGCTGTTCGATGAGGTTTTGCTTCCTGGATTACCCACAGTTCGGCATGTCAAAAGGTTCGTTACTATTGTTAGGTCGCTACTTCCAGGTGTGATTGTAGACGGATTTAGAAATATTGATCCCGCAGACTTCCTTGCCCTTGAATTTCTGCGACAACATGTACCAAGTATCTATTCAATCCTCAGGGACGAAGAAGCGCCTCCGCCGGGTGGACGAGTAATGAGAATGGTGCATTATAAGGAATGGCCTCAAATGATGAAGGATCGACGAGACAAGGGAGTCGAGGAGCTTGCTGAGCCGATTAAAACACTCGCGATTGAGGCTCTTGAATCACTTTACAAGACCTCAGAAACGTCTGCGGTCAGAGCCCGACGCTTTAACACAGAATTTTGGAAGCCAGTATATTTGGGTTTTCATGAAGGAAGAGCGGGAGTCTCTGAACGAGTCTGGAGTCACTTTTTGAAACAGCTAGCCCACCCAGAAGAAAATCAGCATTGGCTTGCGGATTGGTCAGATAGGGCGAAACGAGAGAAGTGGGTCGTGGCCATTACTTCCAGGGCACTGGACATTCCTTGGCCAGAGTCCCTGAATCTCCTTGTCATATTATTCGAATGGGGCGAGCAACAATACCAAGAGGCCTCGGATCCATTTAATGCCAATAGTTGGGAATTGTCAGTGCGTTTCTGCGTCGATGGAATCATGTCTGTGACGCCGGATGAGCTTGATCCGGTCTCAGAATTCTGTAAGGTTGTCAAACAGTCTAATTCTGTGGTTACTGCTGGCTACTGCATCGGCACCGAGATAGATTTAAAACGAAATAGAAGCTCCCCTCACTGGGTTGGAGAATGTGATATAGAGCCCGCAATTCAATTGCTACATTCAAGATTGACAAGTATGTTATACGATGACTCTATTTGGGATTGTAGAGATGTGAGAACAGCAAAAGCGGCAGCCTACTATACTCTGGGGAATAAAATCTATGACATCTGGTGGAATTCTATTCCCGAGAATGAAAGTCGCTTGATCAAGTACTTGGAAAGGGACCTTGGTGAAGCTGAGACGTTCAATTACGGATTTGAAGAGGGACCGTTGATTGAAGCAATACGAAATATAGATCTCAGTAAGTTAACCCCAAAGGCGCAAGCTGCACGATTGCTCGCCTTGTCTGCCGTTGGCAAGGGCTTCATATCCAGAGATTTTAGAAGAAGACCGAAGGATGATTGAGGTTGAAGTTTGGCCTCTACCGTAAGGACGGTAGAGGCATAAAATGGCCATTTCACATGGACAAGAACGAGCACCCCAATGATCTTCATATCGAACACAATGATCTCATTGAGGAGATTTATGTGGCGTTTGCAGGCGTCACACGGGAGGATGGCATCTCTTGGAGCGAGGCGGATGTTCTTGATAACTACGGGTCGATGGAGGAACGTTTAGCGGCACAGGCAAGCGACAAGGACACTACTTGGCAGTCGCTGGTGGATGATGCTACGTGGAATCCTGATCATACGTCGCATTTGTCGTTTCTCGATGCTGTCGGGTTTCGCTACTACCTGGCCCCGGCGATGGTTAGGGGCATCAGAGCCGGGACAAGTGAAATTGTGTTTCATCTCACTCTTCCCAAAAGCAGTTTGAGAAGCTACACGCTTGAAAAATGGTCTCTTCTGACACCTGAACAAATGCGTTGCGTGAAGAGGTTTATCGTGTTTATGGATGCGGCTGAAGAGGGTTGCGGAGCTGATTGGATGGATGCGTTCTACAGCTATTGGGACAAGGTGGAATAGCCTCAACCCTTGGGAGGGTTGAGGCATGCTAGCATGGAAATCACTTACCTTGCCGTTGCACTGATCTCAGGCAACGGTTTCAGTCCAGCTTCAATCTCAGCTCTTCGCGGCTCAAGAAATGGCGGCAGCGCCAGTCTTTCTCCAAGCGATTCCATCGGCTCGTCGGAGGCAAAGCCGGGGCCGTCGGTTGCCATCTCAAACAGCACTCCGCCAGGCTCGCGGAAGTAGAGGCTCTTGAAGTAGTAGCGGTCAATGAGGCCAGAGTTTCGCAAGCCTAACTTGTCCAGCCGATCACGCATTTGCAGAAGCTCTTCCTCGTCGCTCACTCGAAATGCCACATGGTGGACCCCACCTGCACCGACACGGCCCAAGCGGTCGGCCTCGGTCTGTACAATGCGTATTTGACCTTGATGCTCGCTATCGACAGCATCAAAAACCCCTTCGCTTGTTTCTTGATAGCCAAGCGCCTGAGTAAGCACAGCTCTTGTGGATTCAGGCCGTGCGCTGTTCAGGTCGACCCCGAGAATGCCGCCGATTGCGTAGCTTTCGGGAACAACGGCCGTCCACGGGATAGAGCCGTTTTGGAGCCCAAATTCTGCGGTTAGTTCGAGGGCCTGCCCTTCGGGATCACCAAAGAGGATGCTGCTATCAGACACCAGTGCAGGAGAGGCCCCGGCTTCATTCAGGCGGGACTCCCACCAATCCAAAGAGCCTTCGGGCACTCGGAAGCGGGTCAAAGCGATCGTGCCTGGACCGGGAACGTTTCGAGCTGCCATTGGCCAGTCGAAGAAGGTCATATCGGTTCCGGCTGAGCCAACAGCGTCGGCATAGAAAAGGTGGTAAGCGGACACGTCGTCCTGATTGACGCTTCGCTTGACTAGCCGCAAGCCGAGGGTCTGGGTGTAGAAAGCGAGGTTCTCAGCAATCTTGGCGGTGACCGCAGTGACGTGATGGATGGAATGTGTGCTCATTAGTCTTGAATGCTCTCTTGCGTTTTCTCTTAAATCGCTGGAAGCCACAACGGGTTCCTGATTATGGGCACGGTGGCAGAAACCAGTTCGTCATGGAGCGGCAACCGTGAATTGTTTGAAAATATGAATGTAAACAGTGAATTGCTATTTTCTCTGTGTTACAATTCACATGCATTGACGGTATGGGCAGGCAATGTCAGAGCTTAAACCCTCGCTTAAGGCAGAGTCGTCTGTACCCCGTGCAACCGGACTTCAACGTCCAAAGCATCAAGCCACACCGGGCCTTGCTCACGGGAGCAGGCCCAATCTATTATTTTGTGTATCCGATTCAGCCCAAGAGCCCTGCGTCTACTGAACGTTAATGGTCACGGAATCTCGGTAACCCTCTACGTCAACTGTAACTGTTCCTGTACCGGTTTCGGTGGCTTTGAACAGGCCGCCGGGCGTGATCTTGCCGATGCCACCGCTTGTCCAATAGGATGGGCTTAGGCCTTGGACATTCGACCCTGAAATGATTGGCTTTAGCTTCAAAACGCTTCCTACACTCATTTCAACCACAGGGCCGAGACCCAGGG contains:
- a CDS encoding ring-cleaving dioxygenase; amino-acid sequence: MSTHSIHHVTAVTAKIAENLAFYTQTLGLRLVKRSVNQDDVSAYHLFYADAVGSAGTDMTFFDWPMAARNVPGPGTIALTRFRVPEGSLDWWESRLNEAGASPALVSDSSILFGDPEGQALELTAEFGLQNGSIPWTAVVPESYAIGGILGVDLNSARPESTRAVLTQALGYQETSEGVFDAVDSEHQGQIRIVQTEADRLGRVGAGGVHHVAFRVSDEEELLQMRDRLDKLGLRNSGLIDRYYFKSLYFREPGGVLFEMATDGPGFASDEPMESLGERLALPPFLEPRRAEIEAGLKPLPEISATAR